A window of Bufo gargarizans isolate SCDJY-AF-19 chromosome 9, ASM1485885v1, whole genome shotgun sequence contains these coding sequences:
- the LOC122919757 gene encoding vomeronasal type-2 receptor 26-like — protein MLLEDFYHFLSLVFAVDEINRNPNILPNVTLGYNVYDSYVDLFRTIQGAVRIYSGNSKQYPNYNCDKYGVLAAVIEGMASSFSIQYANIFGIYKYPQISFMSQEPLQGDKRHFPYFYRTVPSEKALYSAIITLLKYFGWLWVGIIYPDDDSSINAIKIIKNMIVENGGCIEFIKRVPSINDFGPERIKDIEETVAKSTANVILVYGSKNNVYYLELNVHVTSIPGKVWIHTAESSFRVLNLENDTSVNGSLRFIMQKYENPEFISFIKEVNPSRFPPGRTFTTWWDELCENRCPFNPRRRNCTGVESGRQIMYSHCNLRFTGMSYIVYNSVYAVAHALHEMYQETPLSKRLEDRNKLKFQDLKGWKLHRFLKKINFTNPVGQNIFFSDGEISVGYDIYNVINYPNWTINSQRIGSFDFHAPPGKQIILNNSSIVWEKKFTKIPRSVCSDSCQPGYRKSTREGQPVCCYDCLPCPEGQISNQTDVDVCSKCPEDEWPNEQKTQCIKKILTFLSYEDPIGVVLTFIAILFSVLAAVVLGIFIKNQHTPIVKANNRDLSYLILLSLMLSCLCCLIFIERPERVTCFSRQAIFGITFAISVSSLLAKTLIVVIAFNATKPGKNLRKWMGAKVPKYMVFTCSTIQVLVCLMWLFVTPPSIYYNKQSEVARIIIECDKDSAIAFYVILGYLCILASVCFIVAFFARKLPDTFNDAKLITFSMLVFFSVWAFFIPTYLSAKGTSTVAVEVFAILASSSGMLCSVFAPKCYIILVKPHKNRKNFVLKGTL, from the exons ATGCTCTTGGAAGACTTTTATCATTTCCTAAGTTTGGTATTTGCAGTGGATGAAATCAATCGTAATCCGAACATTTTACCTAATGTGACTTTGGGCTACAACGTCTACGATTCTTACGTCGACCTCTTCAGAACCATACAAGGggctgttcgcatctactctggAAATTCCAAACAATATCCAAATTACAACTGCGATAAATATGGTGTTCTTGCGGCTGTTATTGAGGGAATGGCGTCTAGTTTCTCTATACAATATGCCAATATCTTTGGAATCTATAAATATCCACAG ATCAGTTTCATGTCGCAAGAACCTTTACAGGGTGATAAACGTCATTTTCCGTACTTCTATCGAACAGTCCCGAGTGAGAAGGCGTTGTATTCTGCGATAATAACATTACTGAAGTACTTTGGCTGGTTGTGGGTTGGTATCATATACCCAGATGATGACAGCAGCATCAATGCCATCAAGATTATTAAAAACATGATCGTGGAAAATGGAGGTTGTATTGAGTTCATTAAGCGTGTACCCTCCATTAATGACTTCGGTCCTGAACGAATCAAGGACATTGAGGAAACCGTTGCAAAGTCAACAGCAAATGTCATACTTGTCTACGGATCCAAAAATAATGTGTATTACTTGGAATTAAATGTCCATGTGACCTCTATTCCTGGGAAGGTCTGGATCCATACGGCCGAGTCCAGCTTTCGAGTGCTCAACTTGGAAAATGACACCAGTGTCAATGGGTCTTTGAGGTTCATTATGCAAAAATATGAGAACCCAGAATTTATTTCATTTATAAAAGAGGTTAATCCGAGCAGATTCCCACCAGGAAGGACATTTACAACATGGTGGGATGAATTGTGTGAGAACCGTTGTCCATTCAATCCAAGGAGAAGAAACTGCACAGGAGTGGAGAGTGGAAGGCAGATCATGTACTCGCATTGTAATCTACGATTCACGGGCATGAGTTACATTGTATATAATTCTGTATACGCTGTGGCTCATGCATTGCATGAAATGTATCAAGAAACACCTCTGAGCAAAAGACTAGAAGATAGAAATAAACTCAAATTCCAAGATCTAAAAGGCTGGAAG CTGCATAGATTtctcaaaaaaatcaatttcacaAACCCAGTGGGACAGAACATTTTCTTCAGTGATGGAGAAATATCAGTTGGATATGATATTTATAATGTTATTAACTATCCAAACTGGACCATAAATTCTCAACGAATTGGAAGCTTTGATTTTCATGCTCCACCAGGGAAACAAATAATTTTAAATAATTCAAGTATAGTTTGGGAAAAGAAATTCACCAAG ATACCACGATCTGTGTGCAGTGATAGCTGCCAGCCTGGATACAGAAAATCTACCCGGGAAGGGCAGCCAGTATGCTGCTATGATTGCCTTCCTTGCCCAGAAGGACAAATTTCCAACCAGACAG ATGTGGATGTGTGTAGCAAGTGCCCTGAGGACGAATGGCCCAATGAGCAGAAGACCCAGTGCATCAAAAAAATTCTAACGTTCTTGTCTTATGAAGATCCAATTGGAGTTGTCTTGACTTTCATAGCCATCTTATTCTCGGTGCTCGCTGCAGTGGTTCTTGGGATCTTTATAAAGAATCAACACACTCCAATTGTCAAAGCCAACAACCGGGACCTCAGCTACCTCATTTTATTATCGCTTATGCTTTCCTGCCTTTGTTGTCTAATTTTTATTGAACGTCCAGAACGAGTCACCTGTTTTTCACGGCAAGCGATTTTTGGAATCACCTTTGCGATCTCTGTATCTTCACTTCTAGCTAAAACATTGATTGTGGTCATTGCTTTCAATGCCACCAAACCGGGGAAAAACTTAAGGAAGTGGATGGGGGCCAAAGTTCCAAAATACATGGTCTTTACTTGTTCCACTATTCAGGTGTTGGTATGTCTTATGTGGTTATTTGTGACGCCCCCTTCCATCTATTATAACAAACAGTCAGAAGTAGCAAGAATCATAATTGAGTGTGATAAGGATTCTGCCATTGCTTTTTATGTCATACTAGGTTATTTGTGCATTTTGGCATCTGTTTGCTTTATTGTTGCCTTTTTTGCTAGAAAGCTACCGGATACCTTTAATGATGCTAAATTGATTACTTTTAGTATGTTGGTTTTCTTTAGTGTTTGGGCTTTCTTCATTCCGACTTATCTCAGTGCCAAAGGGACGTCCACAGTGGCTGTTGAGGTATTTGCCATCTTGGCCTCTAGTTCCGGGATGCTGTGTTCTGTATTTGCACCAAAGTGTTATATTATTTTGGTAAAACCTCATAAAAACAGGAAGAACTTTGTATTGAAAGGGACTTTATAA